The proteins below come from a single Necator americanus strain Aroian chromosome V, whole genome shotgun sequence genomic window:
- a CDS encoding hypothetical protein (NECATOR_CHRV.G19589.T1): MRKKERKRKLANVNSSPFKAINFRESCIKKDAQPLMPGTILSTAAKFRNVKLIDWNSVVQWILALPSGDVAWQKWNMT, from the exons ATGAGAAAGAAGGAGCGGAAGCGAAAGTTGGCCAATGTGAACAGTTCGCCTTTCAAAGCAATAAATTTTAGAGA GTCATGCATCAAGAAAGATGCCCAACCACTCATGCCTGGCACTATCCTTTCAACAGCGGCAAAATTCAGGAATGTCAAGCTTATTGATTGGAATTCTGTTGTTCAATGGATTCTAGCACTTCCATCTGGAGATGTTGCTTGGCAGAAATGGAATATGACATAA
- a CDS encoding hypothetical protein (NECATOR_CHRV.G19588.T1), whose product MDGYPRAVMMTDYDRRKQISVRGIAQVENVSNIKKAFNRHLHFSIIKDRNVATPRDYYMALANTVRDHLVSRWIRTQQHYYEKDPKRVYYLSLEFYMGRTLSNTMMNLGLQATVDEALYQLGLEIEELQEIEEDAGLGNGGLGRLAACFLDSMATLGIPAYGYGLRYEYGIFKQLIKDGWQMEEPDDWLRFGNPWEKARPEYMLPVNFHGRVIKDEKGKSQWVDTQVVFAMPYDTPVPGYRNNVVNTLRLWSAKAENHFHLKFFNDGDYVQAVMDRNLSENITRVLYPNDNVFIGKELRLKQQYFLVAATLQDIIRRFKSSKYGCRDAIRVNFDSFPDKVAIQLNDTHPSIGIPELIRLLIDVEGLPWSQAWDICVKTFAYTNHTLLPEALERWPVSMLQSMLPRHLEIIYDINQKFIETVSARYPGDFSRMRRMSIVEEADQFGEKRINMAHLCIVASHAINGVAALHSELLKSNTFKDFYEMYPEKFQNKTNGITPRRWLLLSNPSLADLIAEKIGEDWITNLDELQKLKEFANNPSFLDQLRRVKQENKMRVAQYINEDYNVDVNPASIFDIHVKRIHEYKRQLLNILHVIALYNRIKANPNIDMVPRTFLYGGKAAPGYHMAKQIIRLITSVGEVVNNDPIVGDKLKVVFLENYRVSMAEKIIPAADISEQISTAGTEASGTGNMKFMLNGALTVGTLDGANVEMAEEMGMENIFIFGMNVKEVEDLQNRGYNAEEFINKSPVLKQIVEQIEAGMFTPEQPDQLRDLTNMLRRHDRFLVCADFDAYIACQDKVAATYRDQEKWCRMALMNIASTGKFSTDRTIMEYAREIWGIEHGETALPAPYEHMDGVENPQ is encoded by the exons ATGGATGGCTACCCTAGGGCAGTGATGATGACCGATTATGATCGCCGCAAACAGATCAGTGTTCGCGGTATAGCACAGGTGGAGAACGTCAGCAACATCAAGAAGGCGTTTAATAGACATCTACACTTTTCCATCATCAAG GACCGTAATGTTGCAACACCTCGAGATTATTACATGGCCCTCGCCAACACAGTCAGAGATCACCTAGTGAGCAGATGGATCCGCACACAACAACACTACTACGAGAAAGACCCTAAG AGGGTCTACTATCTGTCTCTCGAATTCTATATGGGTCGTACACTTTCAAACACAATGATGAACCTCGGACTTCAAGCCACTGTTGATGAGGCACTTTATCAG CTTGGTCTAGAGATAGAAGAGCTTCAAGAGATCGAAGAAGACGCTGGACTTGGGAATGGAGGTCTTGGTCGTCTTGCTGCTTGCTTTCTTGATTCAATGGCTACATTGGGTATACCAGCTTATGGTTATGGGCTTCGATACGAGTATGGAATCTTCAAACAACTAATAAAGGATGGTTGGCAG ATGGAAGAACCTGATGACTGGCTACGATTTGGCAACCCTTGGGAAAAAGCTAGGCCAGAGTATATGCTCCCGGTGAACTTTCACGGAAGAGTAATTAAAGACGAGAAAGGAAAG TCCCAATGGGTGGATACTCAAGTCGTCTTTGCAATGCCGTACGACACACCTGTTCCAGGATATCGTAACAATGTTGTCAACACTCTCCGGCTGTGGAGCGCCAAG GCTGAGAATCACTTTCACCTCAAATTCTTCAACGATGGTGACTACGTACAAGCTGTTATGGACCGGAATCTTTCAGAAAATATCACAAGAGTGTTGTATCCTAATGACAAT GTATTCATTGGCAAGGAGCTTCGCTTAAAGCAACAGTATTTCTTGGTAGCAGCTACACTGCAAGATATTATTAGACGTTTCAAGTCAAGCAAATACGGTTGCCGTGATGCGATTCGCGTTAATTTCGACTCTTTCCCTGATAAA GTCGCCATCCAACTGAACGATACTCATCCTTCCATCGGAATTCCTGAATTAATTCGTTTGCTCATTGACGTTGAAG GACTGCCTTGGTCCCAAGCATGGGATATATGTGTTAAGACATTCGCTTACACAAACCATACTCTCCTTCCTGAAGCATTAGAAAGATGGCCAGTATCAATGCTACAGTCTATGCTACCTCGCCACCTTGAAATTATCTATGATATCAACCAGAAGTTTATAGAG ACGGTTTCCGCGCGTTATCCCGGCGACTTCAGCAGAATGCGCCGTATGTCGATAGTCGAAGAAGCTGATCAATTTGGAGAG AAACGTATTAACATGGCTCATCTGTGCATAGTTGCTTCGCATGCCATCAACGGTGTCGCTGCATTGCACTCGGAACTACTCAAAAGCAACAC attcaaAGACTTCTATGAGATGTACCCAGAGAAGTTccagaataaaacaaatggtATTACACCACGTCGTTGGCTTCTTTTGTCAAATCCTTCACTTGCCGATCTTATTGCGGAG AAAATTGGAGAAGACTGGATCACGAATTTGGATgaattgcaaaaattgaaggaattcGCTAATAATCCTAGTTTCCTCGATCAACTTCGCCGCGTGAAGCAAGAGAACAAGATGCGTGTTGCTCAGTACATAAATGAGGACTACAATGTAGATGTCAATCCTGCCAGTATCTTTGATATCCAC GTAAAACGAATTCATGAATACAAACGGCAACTATTGAACATTCTGCATGTCATTGCGCTTTATAATAGAATAAAGGCAAATCCAAACATAGACATGGTTCCGAGAACGTTTTTGTACGGTGGAAAG GCTGCTCCCGGGTATCACATGGCAAAACAGATTATTCGACTCATCACTAGCGTAGGAGAGGTTGTAAACAACGACCCCATTGTTGGTGATAAACTGAAG GTCGTATTCCTCGAGAACTATCGCGTGTCTATGGCAGAGAAGATAATTCCGGCTGCGGATATCAGCGAACAGATCTCAACGGCTGGCACGGAAGCTTCTGGAACAGGAAATATGAAGTTCATG CTCAATGGAGCCCTAACCGTTGGGACACTCGATGGAGCTAACGTTGAAATGGCCGAGGAAATGggaatggaaaatattttcatctttgGAATGAACGTTAAAGag GTTGAAGACCTACAGAATCGCGGGTACAATGCTGAGGAGTTCATTAATAAGAGTCCAGTCTTAAAGCAG ATAGTCGAACAAATCGAGGCTGGCATGTTCACTCCAGAACAACCGGATCAGCTACGTGATCTCACTAATATGTTGCGGCGTCATGATAGATTCCTAGTTTGTGCCGACTTTGATGCGTATATTGCATGCCAGGACAAG GTAGCCGCAACATACCGAGACCAGGAAAAGTGGTGCCGAATGGCGTTAATGAACATCGCTTCCACTGGCAAATTTAGCACGGATCGAACCATCATGGAATATGCCCGTGAAATttggggaattgaacatggGGAGACCGCCCTACCAGCCCCTTATGAGCACATGGATGGAGTGGAAAACCCACAGTAA